In Deinococcus terrestris, one DNA window encodes the following:
- the dnaB gene encoding replicative DNA helicase: MEVTPRVPPHSNDAEISVLGSILLDNDTLSALGDTVTAEMFYREGHRKIFAAMRTLQDRGEPVDLVTLSEDLRVRGQLDEVGGVTYLVGLADQVPTAAYAEHYARIVQEKHTLRQLISASGKAMQLAYEAQMPLEDLLDRAEKMIFEVAEQKKKGEAFQAMGEVVHDTFEYITLLHANKGIPDGVSSGFRDLDEQISGLQKGSLNVLAARPSMGKTAFALSIAQNVALRGEKTVAVFSLEMPSVQLALRMLCSEARVDMNRIRSGQLNERDFERLAHAAGRLAEAPMVIDDEPDLTLNALRSKLRRIAAQHGQLGLVVIDYLQLMSGGKSSGGSDNRQQEISTISRGLKGLARELEVPIIVLSQLSRAVEQRPNHRPMLSDLRESGAIEQDADIVMFIYRDEYYNKETDQQGIAEIIIGKQRNGPVGTVRLQFHSAHVRFNDLAPEGI; encoded by the coding sequence ATGGAAGTGACCCCCCGCGTGCCCCCGCACAGCAACGACGCCGAAATCAGCGTGCTGGGCAGCATTCTGCTGGACAACGACACCCTCTCGGCCCTGGGCGATACCGTCACCGCCGAGATGTTTTACCGGGAGGGCCACCGCAAGATCTTCGCGGCGATGCGGACCCTTCAGGACCGGGGCGAACCCGTTGACCTTGTGACGCTCAGCGAGGACCTCCGGGTCAGGGGGCAGCTCGACGAGGTGGGCGGCGTGACTTATCTGGTCGGACTGGCCGATCAGGTGCCCACCGCCGCCTACGCCGAGCATTACGCCCGTATCGTGCAGGAAAAGCACACGCTGCGGCAGCTCATCAGCGCGTCGGGCAAGGCGATGCAGCTTGCCTACGAGGCCCAGATGCCCCTCGAAGACCTGCTTGACCGTGCCGAGAAGATGATCTTCGAGGTGGCCGAGCAGAAGAAAAAGGGCGAGGCGTTCCAGGCCATGGGCGAGGTCGTCCATGACACCTTCGAGTACATCACCCTGCTGCACGCCAACAAGGGCATTCCCGACGGCGTGAGCAGCGGCTTTCGCGACCTCGACGAGCAGATTTCCGGGTTGCAGAAGGGCAGCCTCAACGTGCTGGCGGCCAGGCCGAGTATGGGAAAGACTGCGTTCGCCCTCTCCATCGCCCAGAATGTCGCCCTGCGCGGTGAAAAAACGGTCGCCGTCTTCAGTCTGGAGATGCCCTCTGTCCAACTTGCCCTGCGCATGCTGTGCAGTGAAGCGCGGGTGGACATGAACCGCATCCGCTCGGGGCAGCTCAACGAGCGCGACTTCGAGCGGCTCGCGCACGCGGCGGGGCGGCTGGCCGAGGCGCCGATGGTGATCGACGACGAGCCGGACCTCACCCTCAACGCCCTGCGGAGCAAGCTGCGGCGCATCGCCGCGCAGCACGGGCAACTTGGCCTCGTCGTGATCGACTACCTGCAACTCATGTCGGGCGGCAAGAGCAGCGGCGGCAGCGACAACCGCCAGCAGGAGATCAGCACGATCTCGCGTGGCCTCAAGGGGCTGGCCCGCGAGCTGGAAGTGCCCATCATTGTTCTGAGTCAGCTCAGCCGTGCGGTGGAACAGCGGCCGAACCATAGGCCGATGCTCTCCGATCTCCGTGAATCGGGTGCAATTGAGCAGGACGCAGATATCGTGATGTTTATTTACCGCGACGAGTACTACAACAAGGAAACCGACCAGCAGGGCATCGCGGAAATCATCATCGGCAAGCAGCGCAACGGCCCGGTGGGCACGGTGCGGTTGCAATTCCACTCCGCGCACGTCCGCTTCAACGACCTCGCGCCGGAGGGCATCTGA
- a CDS encoding type IV pilin protein, protein MKNGTQGFTLIELLIVIAIIGILAAVLIPNLLGAQKRAYDTAAQACAKSLQTALATKQIDSQTYVLTAATKDALIALDGASAGCAKPEIEIGGVVTTVSNYSFTISDTRGKNTYTVTPSNISAN, encoded by the coding sequence ATGAAGAACGGAACCCAAGGCTTTACCCTCATCGAGCTGCTGATCGTGATCGCCATCATCGGCATTCTGGCGGCGGTGCTGATTCCCAACCTGCTGGGAGCCCAGAAGCGTGCGTATGACACGGCTGCTCAGGCCTGCGCTAAGAGCCTTCAGACAGCGCTGGCGACAAAGCAGATTGATAGTCAAACCTATGTACTCACCGCCGCTACAAAAGATGCGCTTATCGCGCTTGATGGTGCCAGCGCCGGCTGCGCGAAACCTGAGATTGAAATCGGTGGTGTTGTAACCACGGTCAGCAACTACTCCTTCACCATCAGCGACACTCGCGGCAAGAACACCTACACCGTCACTCCTAGCAACATTAGCGCCAACTAA
- a CDS encoding O-antigen ligase family protein has product MLKPNNIEYYFLSTVPLIYGLLVLPSNETANIFVTPRLVLLGCVVFIGLLLRYTGRPRHSVSEFLHGISRQPSYVWWLTLFGFTTVISTMTSVSEGISWFGTPSNQAGTIFILLSIIVFLLYSTAERVSIFGLVVLIVIINLLVIFEYMGFRPLNGIVERYLTLTSPFPSVTIGHRGHLAGLLLIFSLMPLYWFRKNYNSWQFWVIFTLSCTALSCTTNSAAIIAIIASLILFIIFHLGKLNLYILIIPLVGLLSLSLYKPLGVANVYFHSIGWVDATADAKNIRSTTTLETRFILWKSAYLLFKERPLLGWGPQTYNQLWYTHISDKDGDRLFRLELGLQPHQKMVRINDSAAYKDLDDKTVPVLLNYFAPHNSLLDILYSQGLTGVLIFGIFIISLTRYLYKCVKASAFLSLLPFIAYGIYLLAWFVTVPVTGLAAILLGVHVANIKSGQDV; this is encoded by the coding sequence ATGTTAAAACCAAATAATATAGAATATTATTTCCTTTCAACAGTTCCCTTAATTTATGGTTTGCTGGTTTTACCTTCAAATGAGACAGCAAATATTTTTGTCACCCCTCGACTTGTTCTCCTGGGGTGTGTAGTTTTTATAGGACTCCTTCTAAGATACACTGGACGTCCCAGACATAGTGTTTCTGAATTTCTGCATGGCATTTCCAGACAGCCCAGCTATGTTTGGTGGCTGACACTATTTGGTTTCACCACCGTTATATCCACGATGACATCAGTAAGCGAGGGAATATCTTGGTTCGGTACTCCCTCCAATCAAGCCGGAACGATATTTATTTTGCTATCAATTATTGTATTTCTACTCTATAGTACCGCAGAGAGAGTTTCCATATTTGGGCTTGTCGTGTTGATAGTCATAATAAATTTACTGGTCATATTCGAATATATGGGATTTCGTCCCTTAAATGGTATTGTTGAGCGTTATCTCACTTTGACATCTCCTTTCCCTTCTGTCACTATTGGTCATAGAGGGCACCTGGCTGGCCTGCTTCTAATATTTAGCCTCATGCCACTCTATTGGTTTAGAAAGAACTACAATAGTTGGCAATTCTGGGTCATTTTTACACTATCTTGCACAGCGCTGAGCTGTACGACGAATTCAGCAGCTATAATAGCAATTATAGCGAGTCTGATCTTATTTATTATATTTCACTTAGGTAAGCTGAATCTATACATATTGATTATACCTTTGGTTGGATTATTATCTTTAAGTTTATATAAGCCGCTGGGCGTCGCAAACGTATATTTCCATTCAATCGGCTGGGTTGATGCGACAGCAGATGCCAAAAATATTAGGAGCACCACTACACTCGAAACCCGCTTTATTTTATGGAAATCAGCATATTTGTTGTTTAAAGAGCGTCCATTGCTTGGATGGGGTCCACAAACATACAATCAGCTATGGTATACCCATATCTCCGATAAAGATGGAGATAGGTTATTCAGACTAGAGCTGGGCCTACAGCCACATCAAAAGATGGTGCGCATCAATGATTCTGCAGCATATAAAGATCTCGACGACAAGACAGTACCAGTTTTACTTAATTATTTTGCTCCACATAACTCTTTACTTGACATATTATATTCGCAAGGACTAACTGGAGTACTGATCTTTGGAATCTTTATTATTTCACTAACAAGATATTTATATAAATGCGTTAAAGCGTCTGCTTTTCTCAGTCTCTTGCCTTTCATTGCATATGGCATATACCTACTAGCATGGTTTGTAACAGTGCCAGTAACCGGGTTAGCGGCCATTCTGCTGGGGGTTCATGTAGCGAACATAAAATCAGGACAAGATGTTTAA
- a CDS encoding DUF1802 family protein, translated as MTTTPHTALKEWDTQCQALVAGQSPLLIRKGGIMETHGGFEVEYRRFLLYPTFLHQNPAELRPEFAGRLREDPHPGQIVLPALAEVVAVHKVESLEAALALEPYQALTAGAIERRFHYRNRPWVHALLLRVRPLREPLVLDETPEMLGCVSWVPLRDVEVEANEPALPEPELERLQMEIETRLKAHEA; from the coding sequence ATGACCACCACCCCCCACACCGCCCTCAAGGAATGGGACACCCAGTGTCAGGCCCTAGTCGCCGGGCAGTCACCCCTTCTGATCCGCAAGGGCGGCATCATGGAGACGCACGGCGGTTTCGAGGTCGAATACCGCCGTTTCCTGCTCTACCCCACCTTCCTGCACCAGAATCCGGCAGAACTGCGGCCCGAGTTCGCCGGACGGCTGCGCGAAGACCCGCACCCCGGCCAGATCGTGCTGCCCGCGCTGGCGGAGGTCGTGGCCGTTCACAAAGTCGAGTCGCTGGAAGCCGCGCTCGCGCTGGAGCCTTATCAGGCGCTGACGGCGGGGGCCATCGAACGCCGCTTTCATTACCGGAACCGGCCCTGGGTTCACGCCCTGCTGCTGCGGGTGCGTCCGCTGCGTGAGCCGCTGGTGCTGGACGAGACGCCCGAGATGCTGGGCTGCGTGAGCTGGGTACCGCTGAGGGATGTGGAGGTCGAGGCCAACGAGCCCGCGTTGCCTGAACCTGAGCTGGAACGGCTCCAGATGGAGATAGAGACCCGGCTGAAGGCCCACGAGGCGTGA
- a CDS encoding class I SAM-dependent DNA methyltransferase, with translation MQHRPFTALAAVYDAIMADVEYDHWADFVLTYARDGGLEGGAALDLACGTGGFTRELYQAGWTVTGLDGSADMLAVARGRLPAEVDLTVGDLRTFDLGQTFDLVSCVFDSLNNLLTPEDLGAALGRARAHLRPGSLLACDLNTRLGVRELWEGGAVEGLATTPDGREVHYHWSHHHDPEADLGIVQAFCRVEDGQGGWEEFTETHRERGYDPADLDPLLRAAGFGHWEIVEYPDYALPTPETPRVWVFAWA, from the coding sequence ATGCAGCACCGGCCCTTTACCGCCCTCGCCGCCGTCTACGACGCGATCATGGCCGACGTGGAGTATGACCACTGGGCGGATTTCGTCCTGACCTACGCCCGCGACGGTGGCCTGGAGGGGGGCGCAGCCCTCGATCTCGCCTGCGGCACCGGGGGCTTTACCCGTGAGCTGTATCAGGCGGGATGGACGGTGACCGGGCTGGACGGCAGCGCGGACATGCTGGCGGTGGCCCGTGGGCGTCTGCCTGCCGAGGTGGACCTGACGGTGGGCGACCTGCGGACCTTCGATCTGGGCCAGACCTTCGACCTCGTGAGCTGCGTGTTCGACAGCCTGAACAACCTGCTCACGCCGGAGGACCTCGGCGCGGCGCTGGGGCGAGCGCGGGCACACCTGCGGCCGGGCAGTCTGCTCGCCTGTGACCTGAACACCCGCCTGGGCGTGCGCGAGCTGTGGGAGGGCGGCGCGGTGGAGGGGCTGGCGACCACCCCGGACGGGCGCGAGGTCCACTACCACTGGTCGCACCACCACGACCCGGAAGCGGACCTGGGGATTGTGCAGGCCTTCTGCCGGGTGGAGGACGGCCAGGGCGGCTGGGAGGAGTTCACCGAGACGCACCGTGAGCGCGGCTACGACCCCGCCGACCTCGATCCACTGCTGCGGGCGGCAGGCTTTGGGCACTGGGAGATCGTGGAATACCCCGACTACGCCCTGCCGACCCCGGAAACGCCGCGCGTGTGGGTGTTCGCATGGGCCTGA
- a CDS encoding NAD(P)H-dependent glycerol-3-phosphate dehydrogenase: MGLSVPVLGAGGWGTALAVAVARAGGQATLWARRPDFAARLAEVRENREYLPGVTLPDAVGVTSDLGEAVDGADFALVVVPSVGVPELLAELPRRLGVVLCAKGLGPDGGRLTDLARELGFGRVAVLSGPNHAEEVGRGLPAATVVASADVDLARAVQASLVSPTLRVYTSRDEVGVELGGVLKNVIALAAGMGDGLRLGDNAKAALITRGLREMSRYLVSQGAHEDTAYGLSGLGDLVATATSRHSRNRAAGEAIAQGENPAQGGKVVEGLRTAGLLEAWATAHGHDLPIVRAVARVTSGEWSPDVGIASLMERDAKPEIEG; the protein is encoded by the coding sequence ATGGGCCTGAGCGTGCCCGTGCTGGGCGCGGGGGGCTGGGGCACAGCCCTGGCGGTGGCGGTGGCACGGGCGGGGGGGCAGGCGACCCTGTGGGCACGCCGCCCCGACTTCGCCGCCCGGCTCGCGGAGGTCCGCGAGAACCGCGAGTACCTGCCGGGCGTGACCCTGCCGGACGCGGTGGGCGTCACCTCTGACCTGGGGGAAGCAGTCGACGGAGCCGATTTCGCGCTGGTGGTCGTTCCCAGCGTGGGTGTGCCGGAGTTGCTGGCCGAGTTGCCGCGCCGCCTCGGCGTGGTGCTGTGCGCCAAGGGGCTGGGGCCGGACGGTGGGCGGCTGACCGACCTCGCACGGGAGCTGGGGTTCGGGCGGGTGGCGGTCCTCAGCGGTCCCAACCACGCGGAGGAGGTGGGGCGGGGCCTGCCCGCCGCCACGGTGGTGGCGAGCGCGGATGTTGACCTGGCCCGCGCCGTGCAAGCCTCCCTCGTCTCCCCCACCCTGCGCGTCTACACCAGCCGCGACGAGGTGGGCGTGGAACTCGGCGGCGTGCTGAAGAACGTGATCGCCCTCGCCGCCGGAATGGGCGACGGGCTGCGGCTGGGGGACAACGCCAAGGCTGCCCTGATCACCCGTGGCCTGCGTGAGATGAGCCGTTACCTCGTCTCGCAGGGCGCCCACGAGGACACCGCCTACGGCCTGAGCGGGCTGGGGGACCTCGTCGCCACGGCCACCAGCCGCCACAGCCGCAACCGCGCGGCGGGCGAGGCCATCGCGCAGGGTGAGAATCCGGCGCAGGGGGGCAAGGTCGTGGAGGGCCTGCGGACGGCGGGGCTGCTGGAAGCCTGGGCCACCGCCCACGGCCACGACCTCCCCATCGTGCGGGCCGTCGCGCGGGTCACGTCGGGCGAATGGTCCCCGGATGTGGGTATTGCCAGCCTGATGGAACGGGACGCCAAGCCCGAAATCGAGGGGTGA
- a CDS encoding HD domain-containing protein, producing MTLLARAEIFARPLYAEPERAYHTAGHVEAVLDALASRGALTPTLALAAWGHDLIYDPRAGDNEARSAALFGEWLTAEGADASLIREVRALILATRHTDPPSTREEGVLVDADLSILGADPATFAAYDRAIRQEYSFVPEEAYRTGRAQVLRGFLDRERIYTTPEFAELDAQARTNLRQALRELEQKNRPS from the coding sequence GTGACGCTGTTGGCGCGGGCGGAAATCTTCGCCCGGCCCCTCTACGCCGAGCCTGAACGGGCGTATCACACGGCTGGGCATGTGGAAGCTGTGCTGGACGCGCTCGCCTCGCGGGGGGCGCTGACTCCCACCCTCGCCCTCGCCGCGTGGGGCCACGACCTGATCTATGACCCCAGGGCCGGGGATAACGAGGCGCGGAGTGCGGCCCTGTTCGGGGAGTGGCTGACGGCGGAAGGCGCGGACGCGAGCCTGATCCGGGAGGTTCGGGCGCTCATCCTCGCCACCCGGCACACCGACCCACCCTCTACGCGGGAGGAGGGGGTGCTGGTCGACGCTGACCTGAGCATCCTCGGCGCGGACCCGGCCACCTTCGCCGCCTACGACCGGGCCATCCGGCAGGAATACAGCTTCGTCCCCGAGGAGGCTTACCGGACGGGGCGGGCGCAGGTCCTGCGGGGCTTTCTGGACCGCGAACGCATTTACACGACGCCGGAATTTGCGGAACTGGACGCCCAAGCCCGGACCAACCTCCGGCAAGCCCTGCGCGAGCTGGAACAGAAAAACCGCCCCTCGTGA
- a CDS encoding V-type ATP synthase subunit D codes for MAGQISPTRSALLASKASLKTASGGADLLKRKRDALIGEFFALVRDALAAREQLAGVSKGAYTSLFGAKAWDSPEAVESLSLAGAGDYAVDMQIESIYGVKVPRINIPERQQQVNFSPINVGARTIQAATDFGGVLEAIVKVAATETKLRRIGEEIKKTSRRVNALEQVVIPGIQDDIRFIRGVLDQREREESFRLKKIKAKLEREKEDADQAPQGGQHGSAAD; via the coding sequence ATGGCAGGACAGATCAGCCCCACCCGCTCGGCCCTGCTCGCCAGCAAGGCCAGCCTCAAGACGGCCAGCGGCGGCGCGGACCTGCTCAAGCGCAAGCGTGACGCCCTGATCGGCGAGTTCTTCGCGCTCGTGCGGGACGCGCTCGCGGCGCGCGAGCAGCTCGCGGGCGTCAGCAAGGGCGCCTACACCAGCCTCTTCGGCGCCAAGGCCTGGGACAGCCCCGAAGCGGTCGAAAGCCTCAGCCTCGCCGGAGCCGGCGACTACGCGGTCGACATGCAGATCGAGAGCATCTACGGGGTGAAGGTGCCGCGCATCAACATCCCGGAGCGGCAGCAGCAGGTCAACTTCAGCCCGATTAACGTCGGCGCCCGGACCATTCAGGCGGCGACCGACTTCGGCGGGGTGCTCGAAGCCATCGTGAAGGTGGCCGCGACCGAGACCAAGCTGCGGCGCATCGGCGAGGAGATCAAGAAGACCTCCCGCCGCGTGAACGCGCTCGAACAGGTCGTGATTCCCGGCATTCAGGACGACATCCGCTTCATTCGCGGCGTGCTTGATCAGCGCGAGCGCGAGGAGAGCTTCCGCCTGAAGAAGATCAAGGCCAAGCTCGAACGCGAGAAGGAAGACGCCGATCAGGCCCCCCAGGGCGGCCAGCACGGCAGCGCCGCCGACTGA
- a CDS encoding V-type ATP synthase subunit B, whose amino-acid sequence MTLLKKEYNDVAYISGPLLFVNAASDLAYGAIVDIRDGNGRTRGGQVISVSTENAVIQVFEETRGLDLATASVSLVEDVARLGVSKEMIGRRFDGLGRPIDGLPQVVADKRLDINGQPMNPAAREKPEEFIQTGISTIDVNTSLIRGQKLPIFSGSGLPHNELAAQIARQAKVPGHEGDFAVVFAAMGLTQREVSFFTQEFERTGALARSVLFLNRADDPAVERLLTPRMALTTAEYLAFEHGYHVLVILTDLTNYCEALREIGGAREEIPGRRGFPGYMYTDLANLYERAGVVQGKPGSVTQIPILSMPDDDITHPIPDLTGYITEGQIVVDRGLNAKGIFPPINPLPSLSRLQGNGIGKGKTRADHKNVSDQLFAAYANGLDLRKLVAITGEDALTETDKLYLRFADDFETYFIGQGGQDRSIEESLTVAWGILSKLPQSQLTRLSRDSIDKFYGTKVDEMWRGNRI is encoded by the coding sequence GTGACCCTCCTGAAAAAGGAATACAACGACGTCGCCTATATCTCCGGACCGCTGCTGTTCGTGAACGCGGCGTCCGACCTGGCCTACGGGGCCATCGTGGATATCCGTGACGGCAACGGCCGCACCCGTGGCGGGCAGGTCATCTCGGTCTCCACCGAGAACGCCGTCATTCAGGTGTTTGAGGAAACCCGTGGCCTCGACCTCGCTACCGCCTCGGTGAGCCTCGTCGAGGACGTGGCCCGCCTGGGCGTGAGCAAGGAAATGATCGGCCGCCGTTTCGACGGCCTGGGCCGCCCCATCGACGGGCTGCCGCAGGTGGTCGCGGACAAGCGGCTGGACATCAACGGCCAGCCCATGAACCCCGCCGCCCGCGAGAAGCCCGAGGAGTTCATTCAGACCGGGATCAGCACCATTGACGTGAACACGTCGCTGATTCGCGGCCAGAAGCTCCCGATCTTCTCCGGCTCGGGCCTGCCGCACAACGAACTCGCCGCGCAGATCGCCCGTCAGGCGAAGGTGCCGGGGCACGAGGGCGACTTCGCGGTGGTCTTCGCCGCGATGGGCCTGACCCAGCGCGAGGTTTCGTTCTTCACCCAGGAGTTCGAGCGCACCGGGGCGCTGGCCCGTTCGGTGCTGTTCCTCAACCGCGCGGACGACCCCGCCGTGGAGCGGCTGCTGACCCCCCGTATGGCGCTGACGACCGCCGAGTACCTCGCGTTCGAGCACGGCTACCACGTGCTGGTCATCCTGACCGACCTCACGAACTACTGCGAGGCGCTGCGCGAGATCGGCGGGGCGCGTGAGGAGATCCCCGGTCGCCGCGGCTTCCCCGGCTACATGTACACCGACCTCGCGAACCTCTACGAGCGGGCGGGCGTGGTGCAGGGCAAGCCGGGCTCGGTGACCCAGATCCCGATTCTCTCCATGCCCGACGATGACATCACCCACCCCATCCCCGACCTGACCGGGTACATCACCGAAGGGCAGATCGTGGTGGACCGTGGCCTGAACGCCAAGGGCATCTTCCCGCCCATCAACCCGCTGCCCAGCCTGTCGCGCCTTCAGGGCAACGGCATCGGCAAGGGCAAGACCCGCGCGGACCACAAGAACGTGTCCGACCAGCTCTTCGCGGCCTACGCGAACGGCCTCGACCTGCGCAAGCTCGTGGCGATCACGGGTGAGGACGCGCTGACCGAGACCGACAAGCTGTACCTGCGCTTCGCCGACGATTTCGAGACGTACTTCATCGGCCAGGGCGGTCAGGACCGCTCCATCGAGGAGAGCCTGACCGTCGCGTGGGGCATCCTCTCGAAGCTGCCCCAGAGCCAGCTCACCCGCCTTTCGCGCGACTCCATCGACAAGTTCTACGGCACCAAGGTCGACGAGATGTGGCGCGGCAACCGCATCTGA
- a CDS encoding V-type ATP synthase subunit A gives MTQTKQGVVQNIAGPAVIAGGMYGAKMYDIVRVGKERLVGEIIRLDGDTAFVQVYEDTSGLTVGEPVVTTGLPLSVELGPGMLNGIYDGIQRPLDKIREASGDFIARGIEVSSLNRTQRWAFTPTVQAGDSVQGGTILGTVPEFSFTHKILTPPDQQGRLRWVADAGEYTIDDTIAELEDGTKLRLAHYWPVRAPRPVARKLDPSLPFLTGMRILDVMFPLVMGGAAAIPGPFGSGKTVTQQSVAKYGNADIVVYVGCGERGNEMTDVLVEFPELEDPKTGGPLMHRTILIANTSNMPVAAREASVYTGITLAEYFRDQGYSVSLMADSTSRWAEALREISSRLEEMPAEEGYPPYLGAKLAAFYERAGAVTTLAGEDGAVSVIGAVSPAGGDMSEPVTQATLRITGAFWRLDAGLARRRHFPAINWNGSYSLFTPILDGWYRENVGQDFPELRQRIGNLLQQEASLQEVVQLVGPDALQDQERLIIEAGRMLRQDFLQQNGFDPVDASASMPKNYGLMKMMLKFYDEAEAALRNGATIDEIIQNPVIEKLSRARYVAEGEFMAYGEGVMDELDVTFKNAAKGVTA, from the coding sequence ATGACGCAGACCAAGCAGGGCGTCGTGCAGAACATTGCTGGACCGGCCGTCATCGCCGGGGGCATGTACGGCGCGAAGATGTACGACATCGTGCGCGTGGGCAAGGAGCGCCTCGTGGGCGAGATCATTCGCCTCGACGGCGACACCGCCTTCGTGCAGGTGTACGAGGACACCTCGGGCCTGACCGTGGGTGAGCCGGTGGTCACCACCGGGCTGCCCCTCTCGGTGGAACTGGGGCCGGGGATGCTCAACGGCATCTACGACGGCATTCAGCGCCCCCTCGACAAGATCCGCGAGGCTTCGGGTGACTTTATCGCCCGCGGCATCGAGGTTTCCAGCCTCAACCGCACCCAGCGCTGGGCCTTTACCCCGACCGTGCAGGCCGGGGACAGCGTGCAGGGCGGCACCATCCTGGGCACCGTGCCCGAGTTTTCCTTCACCCACAAGATCCTGACGCCCCCCGACCAGCAGGGCCGTCTGCGCTGGGTCGCCGACGCCGGTGAGTACACCATCGACGACACCATCGCCGAACTGGAAGACGGGACCAAGCTCCGGCTCGCGCACTACTGGCCGGTCCGTGCGCCGCGTCCGGTGGCCAGGAAGCTCGACCCCAGCCTCCCGTTCCTCACCGGGATGCGCATCCTCGACGTGATGTTCCCGCTGGTGATGGGCGGCGCGGCGGCGATTCCCGGTCCCTTCGGCTCGGGCAAGACCGTGACCCAGCAGTCGGTCGCCAAGTACGGCAACGCCGACATCGTGGTGTACGTGGGCTGCGGCGAGCGCGGCAACGAGATGACCGACGTGCTGGTCGAGTTCCCGGAACTGGAAGACCCCAAGACCGGCGGCCCCCTCATGCACCGCACCATCCTGATCGCCAACACCTCGAACATGCCGGTGGCGGCGCGTGAGGCGTCGGTGTACACCGGGATCACGCTGGCCGAGTACTTCCGCGACCAGGGCTACTCGGTCTCGCTGATGGCCGACTCGACCTCCCGCTGGGCCGAGGCGCTGCGCGAGATCTCCTCCCGCCTCGAAGAAATGCCCGCCGAGGAAGGCTACCCGCCCTACCTGGGCGCCAAGCTCGCCGCGTTCTACGAGCGTGCGGGTGCGGTGACGACCCTGGCCGGGGAGGACGGCGCCGTGTCCGTGATCGGCGCGGTGTCGCCCGCCGGTGGGGACATGTCCGAGCCCGTCACCCAGGCGACCCTGCGTATCACCGGCGCCTTCTGGCGTCTGGACGCGGGGCTGGCCCGCCGCCGCCACTTCCCGGCGATCAACTGGAACGGCTCGTACTCGCTGTTCACGCCCATCCTCGACGGCTGGTACCGCGAGAACGTGGGCCAGGACTTCCCCGAGCTGCGCCAGCGCATCGGCAACCTGCTCCAGCAGGAAGCCAGCCTCCAGGAAGTCGTGCAGCTCGTCGGCCCCGACGCCCTGCAAGACCAGGAGCGCCTGATCATCGAGGCGGGCCGCATGCTCAGGCAGGACTTCCTCCAGCAAAACGGCTTCGACCCGGTGGACGCCTCGGCCTCCATGCCCAAGAACTACGGCCTGATGAAGATGATGCTGAAGTTCTATGACGAGGCGGAAGCCGCGCTCCGCAACGGCGCCACCATCGACGAGATCATCCAGAACCCCGTCATCGAGAAGCTGTCCCGCGCCCGCTACGTCGCCGAGGGTGAATTCATGGCGTACGGCGAGGGCGTGATGGATGAACTCGACGTGACCTTCAAGAACGCTGCCAAGGGAGTGACCGCGTGA
- a CDS encoding V-type ATP synthase subunit F codes for MTGTQTQRVAVLTDAETATGYRLAGAEVIETTPGEAVSALERLIVEGRYGLVAVDTGLVPDPATATARVMRGRDLPILLPIPSLRDAFATDTVDAKAYMGKLVRDTIGFDIKL; via the coding sequence ATGACCGGGACTCAGACCCAACGGGTGGCCGTCCTCACCGACGCCGAAACCGCGACGGGCTACCGCCTCGCGGGGGCCGAAGTGATCGAGACCACGCCCGGCGAGGCAGTCTCGGCCCTTGAGCGCCTGATCGTGGAGGGCCGTTACGGCCTCGTGGCCGTGGACACCGGTCTGGTGCCCGATCCGGCGACGGCCACCGCGCGGGTGATGCGCGGACGCGACCTGCCTATCCTGCTGCCCATTCCCAGCCTGCGTGACGCCTTTGCCACCGACACGGTGGACGCCAAGGCGTACATGGGCAAGCTGGTGCGGGACACCATCGGGTTCGATATCAAGCTTTAA